The nucleotide sequence AAATAATTTATCTCTGTAGACAATTTATCTATTTGGTTTTGTATTTGTTCTCTATCTTTATGGTTTGTTTTAATTAATTCTAGTTTTTCTTTGATTTTATCTTCTAAATATTTTTGTTGATTGTTATATCAATTAAAATTTGCTTCTAAATTTTTACTAAGAGGAATAATATAGCCACTTTTTTGACTCAATAGATCACTGACTTTTAAATTTTGTCCTTGATAATTTATGTCTTGTGTGTAAAGTCATTTTAAAAATAATAAGGTCGCCTTATCTCTTTTGCCACCATTATCAACAGAAATAGGAATAATATTTGAACCGCCCTCAATGTATGTAGAAAAATCATCATCTGCATTATTTTTTGTTAGTTGTTGTTGTAAATAAATATCGTCTTTAGTTGCTCATTGTTTTCTGGTTTCAACCCCCTCTCTTTCGTAAAACAATCTAGAAATCGTACTATCTACTGATTGTTCATATCCAACATTTGCGACAAAAGAAAAAATTGCTTGATATCTACGAAGTGCTCATGATCCCCATTCATTGCTTTGGTTTTCGTATTTAACATCTTGAAATACTGCGTCATTTAACTTCTGAGTTGAATTTTCCTTAACAAATTCGTCAAACGTTTCAATGAAAGCATTTTTGACGTTTGTGTCGGTTTTGATATTATATTTAACTTTTGAAAAATCATATTTATCGTTATTTACTTCCAATTCTCATGGTCTGATTCCTTTTAATTTATTGTTTAAAACTTTAAAAAACGCATCATCACGTTCATCAATTGTAAAAATTGCTAAATCATTAATGTTTGTATCTTTGTTTAAGTTTTGAATTTTACTACTATCAAATTCTAAAATACTTTTCAATTTTCTTGCTAATTGATAGAGAGAACTAATGCCATTAAATGTTTTATCGTTAATGGTATAACCTGTTAAATTGGCATTGTCTTTGACTTTTAAGTAGTTAATTATAGAGTTTTTAGGGATATTATTTCCTAATTCTCTACGCTGATACATATATTTATATATTTTAGAATCTTCGTCAATCTTTGCGTTAGCTTGTTTTAAAAAGTCAAATGCTCTATTTAATAAATCCACATTAATTGAAAGACCATCGATATCTGTATCATCAAACGGTAGATTAAAAATTTTGGTATTTTCTAATTTTTCACCTACTAGATTTGTGTGCGTTTTTAGAATTTTAGGTGTAAAAATATTTGATTTAAAAATAGTTGATGTATCTAATAATTTTCCGTATTTATTGATTAAAAAAGCACCGCTTTGGTTGCCTAAAAATAAATTAGCAAGCCGAACATCTTTATTTTGAATATAACTAGCATTAATATTAGCTAATTCTAATTCAGAATCTGTGTTTGTTTCTCTGGAAGTTAACAATTCTACTGGTAGGAAATTAGGATTATCTTTCATTGTTTGATTATAAAGTGGAATTATTTCTTTTAAGGCCATAATTAATGGAAAATATTGACCCTGTGAAGTGGAAAATACAACTTTCATTTCGTTTTTGGCACAACTTGTAATTATTGTGGTTGTTGAAGCAGCGATTGTAGTAAAAAAAGTTCAGAACTTAATTTTTTTCATATATTTTCTCCTCATAAATTAATAAAATAACTTTTTGCACATATTATAGAGCAAAAAGTTATTTTTATAGATTTATTTTGAATTAATTATATCTAAAACAGCTCTTAAAACATCAGAACCCTTATAAACAACTGGATTTTCGTTCTTAGTAGATTCTAATAACATATTTTCAATCTTTTTAGTAATTTGGTTGGTTTTCTCGTTGCTTGGTAAATTTAATAAATAATCTGAATTATTTAAAAAATCATTAAGTGATTGATATGATAATGAACCCGAGTGTGTATAGTTAATTGCTGAAGTTAATTGTTTGTTTTCGTTTTCATATTTTTGTTTATTTTCTTGAGATGTTGTTTGATTTTCTATTAGTTTTTGGTTTTCTTCAATTTTAGTTTTTAAAACAGCTTCTTGTTGACTGTAGTAGGTGTTTCCGCGATTGATTAATTGATTCAATGGAATAATATAAGCAGATGAACGAGTGATTAAATCGCGTACTAAAATTTTCTCTCCAGTTTCTAATACAACTTCTTGTTTATAGAGTCAGGTTAAGAATAGTTTTGTTGCTTTGTCTTCTTTGCCATTATTATCGACAGAGATAGGTATTAGACTTGAACCTCCCTCTATATAAGTACCATTTTTATCACTAGCATTATTCTTGGTTACTTGTTTCTGTAAATAAACATCGTCTCTAGTGGTTCAATTTTTTGGATCTTGACTTTTACCAAAAAAACTACGTGATGTTGGTGAATCAATTGATTGTTCTAAACCTACCGAAGCGACAACAGCAAAAATTGTTTGATATTGTCTCATATCTCATGAAGCCCAAT is from Mycoplasmopsis mustelae and encodes:
- a CDS encoding P68 family surface lipoprotein — its product is MKKIKFWTFFTTIAASTTTIITSCAKNEMKVVFSTSQGQYFPLIMALKEIIPLYNQTMKDNPNFLPVELLTSRETNTDSELELANINASYIQNKDVRLANLFLGNQSGAFLINKYGKLLDTSTIFKSNIFTPKILKTHTNLVGEKLENTKIFNLPFDDTDIDGLSINVDLLNRAFDFLKQANAKIDEDSKIYKYMYQRRELGNNIPKNSIINYLKVKDNANLTGYTINDKTFNGISSLYQLARKLKSILEFDSSKIQNLNKDTNINDLAIFTIDERDDAFFKVLNNKLKGIRPWELEVNNDKYDFSKVKYNIKTDTNVKNAFIETFDEFVKENSTQKLNDAVFQDVKYENQSNEWGSWALRRYQAIFSFVANVGYEQSVDSTISRLFYEREGVETRKQWATKDDIYLQQQLTKNNADDDFSTYIEGGSNIIPISVDNGGKRDKATLLFLKWLYTQDINYQGQNLKVSDLLSQKSGYIIPLSKNLEANFNWYNNQQKYLEDKIKEKLELIKTNHKDREQIQNQIDKLSTEINYLYAANTTFKGLKEFEKSTTEDILWLPINEKTSAIIEKVRQLLLESTLKNNPKIITGQQAYQEIINIIDKK